One genomic segment of Terrihabitans soli includes these proteins:
- a CDS encoding EAL domain-containing protein, producing MLKPGAIFIAFCMTAVVASVATILVVGLGMRLPLALAGGVGGVALIALVNHLASRATTGRQPNVRFFELEERISLIAERVLALEPRILRVDAAAQETARRTAAPLEKEIAELGSLVRMIAETVEQHDRAIADLPARQAAWNISQSGPLPELPRDDEEEMDEEEAFIAQAQAKAPAIDPGKAKQIRRAIESDGIELHLQPVAALPQRRVIQYLAVPYMRDQDVLIPPGEFVLDARLGGLQPALDAFVLDRAMRVARRLKARDRDISLMVSIEAETLMSSNFASDIAKRLDGNADLATHLVIGFSQEAFYGFGNVEAEMLSGFSERGFRFALTGVRDLDLDAASLHQLGIRFLRLGTDFLLDPERTRTSAIHPADLPGLLRRHGILLVADGADTEARVADLLDLDVRAAQGAVFGMPRPVRPEIFTGEEGAPAAKTGARGVPAPAAPPATADRGNPVRPFRSVARRA from the coding sequence ATGCTTAAACCGGGTGCGATTTTCATAGCGTTCTGCATGACGGCGGTCGTGGCTTCGGTCGCGACGATACTCGTCGTCGGGCTGGGCATGCGGCTACCGCTCGCGCTTGCAGGCGGTGTAGGTGGCGTTGCGCTTATCGCGCTCGTCAATCACCTCGCTTCGCGTGCCACCACCGGCCGCCAGCCCAATGTCCGCTTCTTTGAACTCGAAGAGCGAATCAGCCTGATCGCCGAGCGCGTTCTGGCGCTGGAACCGCGCATTTTGCGCGTCGATGCCGCCGCCCAGGAAACGGCCCGCCGCACCGCGGCTCCCCTGGAGAAGGAAATCGCCGAGCTCGGCAGCCTGGTCCGGATGATTGCCGAAACCGTCGAGCAGCACGACCGGGCCATCGCCGATCTTCCGGCCCGTCAGGCCGCCTGGAACATCTCCCAGTCCGGCCCGCTGCCGGAACTGCCGCGCGACGACGAAGAAGAGATGGACGAGGAAGAAGCCTTCATCGCCCAGGCGCAAGCCAAGGCTCCGGCCATCGATCCCGGCAAGGCCAAGCAGATCCGCCGCGCCATCGAATCGGACGGCATCGAGCTGCATCTTCAGCCGGTCGCCGCTCTGCCGCAGCGCCGCGTCATCCAATATCTCGCCGTTCCTTATATGCGCGATCAGGACGTTCTGATCCCGCCGGGCGAATTCGTTCTCGATGCGCGGCTCGGCGGCCTGCAGCCGGCGCTCGATGCGTTCGTCCTCGACCGCGCGATGCGCGTTGCCCGCCGCCTCAAGGCGCGCGACCGCGATATCAGCCTGATGGTGTCGATCGAAGCCGAAACGCTGATGTCGTCGAATTTCGCCTCCGACATAGCAAAGCGCCTCGACGGCAATGCCGATCTTGCGACCCATCTGGTCATCGGCTTCTCGCAGGAGGCTTTTTACGGCTTCGGCAATGTCGAGGCCGAAATGCTGTCCGGCTTTAGTGAGCGTGGCTTCCGTTTCGCGTTGACGGGCGTGCGCGATCTCGATCTCGATGCGGCATCCCTCCATCAGCTCGGCATCCGCTTCCTGCGTCTCGGGACCGATTTCCTCCTCGATCCCGAGCGCACCCGCACTTCGGCCATCCACCCGGCCGATCTGCCCGGCCTTCTGCGCCGCCATGGCATTCTCCTCGTCGCCGATGGCGCCGATACGGAAGCCCGGGTGGCCGATCTTCTCGACCTTGATGTCCGCGCCGCTCAGGGCGCGGTCTTCGGTATGCCGCGCCCCGTCCGCCCGGAAATCTTCACCGGCGAAGAGGGGGCTCCGGCCGCCAAGACCGGAGCCCGTGGCGTTCCGGCCCCGGCCGCCCCGCCGGCCACGGCCGACCGCGGCAATCCGGTGCGGCCTTTCCGCTCGGTTGCGCGCCGCGCCTGA
- a CDS encoding DUF1127 domain-containing protein — translation MAQYLPKEAGSLSPATSLFFDLGLAVLAAVSAVVNRYQAARSLSQFDSRMLADIGLTPGDVDSAFAEPIWKDPTRRLAVIAVERRAAARALRLGRIHNHQKAEAELVN, via the coding sequence ATGGCACAGTATCTGCCCAAGGAAGCGGGCTCCCTAAGTCCCGCTACTTCCTTATTTTTTGACCTCGGCCTCGCAGTTTTGGCGGCCGTCAGCGCGGTCGTGAACCGCTATCAGGCGGCTCGATCCCTGTCCCAGTTCGACAGCCGAATGCTGGCGGATATCGGCCTCACTCCGGGCGATGTCGATTCGGCCTTCGCCGAGCCGATCTGGAAAGACCCGACCCGGCGCCTGGCCGTGATTGCGGTCGAACGGCGTGCCGCCGCCCGGGCTTTGCGCCTCGGCCGCATCCACAATCACCAGAAGGCGGAAGCCGAGCTGGTAAACTGA
- a CDS encoding TIGR01459 family HAD-type hydrolase has protein sequence MTQTFVLPPGSGLSALAPQYGIIFSDVWGVLHNGVSAWPTASEALVKFREQGGTVVLLSNAPRPSSVVIEQLDRVGVPRAAWDGIVTSGDVTRMELDRRGITRLHHLGPPRDVEMFDGLELVSPKDAKIAVVTGLDDDYTETPDDYRERMEVLSKLDIELICANPDRVVERGGEMVWCAGALADLYEEFGGHVLHIGKPFPLVYEEALRKALKLRGKVTPKARVLAIGDSMITDVAGANTFGIDCLFMTGGIHAEEIGHPPQASAYQSVLAPAAVKPVGWSHRLVWDAS, from the coding sequence ATGACGCAAACCTTTGTTCTGCCGCCGGGATCGGGCCTTTCAGCACTCGCCCCGCAATACGGCATCATCTTCTCCGATGTCTGGGGCGTGCTGCATAACGGCGTATCCGCCTGGCCGACCGCATCCGAGGCCTTGGTGAAATTCCGCGAGCAGGGCGGCACAGTCGTCCTGCTCTCCAACGCGCCGCGTCCGTCTTCCGTTGTGATCGAGCAATTGGATCGCGTCGGCGTGCCGCGCGCCGCCTGGGACGGCATCGTGACCTCCGGCGATGTCACGCGCATGGAGCTCGACCGTCGCGGCATTACGCGCCTTCATCATCTCGGCCCGCCGAGAGACGTTGAAATGTTCGACGGTCTCGAACTTGTTTCGCCGAAAGACGCGAAGATCGCCGTCGTCACCGGCCTCGACGACGACTACACCGAAACGCCCGACGATTACCGCGAGCGCATGGAAGTCCTGTCGAAACTCGACATCGAACTCATCTGCGCCAATCCCGATCGCGTTGTGGAGCGGGGAGGCGAGATGGTGTGGTGCGCCGGCGCGCTTGCCGACCTTTATGAAGAATTCGGCGGCCACGTCCTGCACATCGGCAAGCCGTTTCCGCTCGTTTATGAAGAAGCGCTGCGCAAAGCCTTGAAGCTGCGCGGCAAGGTCACGCCGAAAGCGCGTGTCCTCGCCATCGGCGATTCAATGATCACCGATGTCGCCGGTGCCAATACGTTCGGCATTGATTGCCTGTTCATGACCGGCGGCATCCATGCCGAAGAAATCGGCCATCCGCCGCAGGCGTCCGCCTATCAGTCGGTGCTCGCGCCCGCCGCGGTGAAGCCCGTCGGCTGGTCGCACCGCCTCGTCTGGGACGCTAGCTGA
- a CDS encoding LysR family transcriptional regulator produces MSALLDVDQLKTFVAIADTGSFTRAAEMVHKTQSAVSMQMKRLEERLGKPVFARDGRQSKLTDDGERLLDYARRIVKLSNEAVIALADADLAGHVRLGVPDDYADRFLPEILARFSRSNPRAEVTVLCEPSLSLIERIRTGSLDLAIITHTGIVADAQVIRQEQLYWVTSARASPHEESPVPLALGVCCAWRTIACEKLDQEKRAHRVLYASQNSTAISAAVLAGLAVSVSAESSLRPGMRVLGVADGFPPLPPIKIALLSSKHEPSLVREALADHIVQSLDNLSDTAVAAE; encoded by the coding sequence ATGAGTGCGCTTCTCGACGTCGACCAGCTCAAAACCTTTGTAGCCATTGCCGATACCGGCTCCTTCACCCGGGCGGCGGAGATGGTCCACAAAACCCAGTCGGCAGTGTCCATGCAGATGAAGCGGCTGGAGGAGCGGCTCGGTAAGCCGGTTTTTGCCCGCGACGGGCGCCAGTCGAAGCTGACGGATGATGGCGAGCGGCTGCTCGATTACGCCCGCCGCATCGTCAAACTCTCCAATGAAGCGGTGATTGCGCTGGCGGATGCCGATCTCGCCGGCCATGTGCGGCTCGGCGTTCCGGACGATTATGCCGACCGTTTCCTGCCCGAAATTCTGGCTCGCTTTTCGCGCTCAAATCCGCGCGCCGAAGTCACCGTTCTGTGCGAGCCGTCATTGTCTTTGATCGAACGCATCCGTACCGGCTCGCTCGATCTCGCCATCATCACCCATACCGGCATCGTCGCCGATGCGCAGGTCATCCGGCAGGAACAGCTCTATTGGGTGACGTCCGCGCGTGCGAGCCCGCATGAAGAAAGTCCGGTGCCGCTGGCGCTCGGCGTGTGCTGCGCCTGGCGCACCATCGCCTGCGAAAAGCTCGATCAGGAAAAGCGCGCGCACCGCGTTCTGTATGCGAGCCAGAATTCGACAGCGATCAGCGCCGCGGTTCTGGCCGGTCTTGCCGTATCGGTTAGCGCCGAATCGTCCTTGCGCCCGGGCATGCGCGTTCTCGGTGTCGCCGACGGTTTCCCGCCGCTGCCGCCGATCAAAATCGCATTGCTGTCTTCAAAGCATGAGCCGTCGCTCGTGCGCGAGGCGCTGGCCGATCATATCGTGCAGAGTCTGGATAACCTGTCGGATACGGCGGTCGCGGCGGAATAA
- the purD gene encoding phosphoribosylamine--glycine ligase — protein sequence MNLLLIGSGGREHALAWKLSQSPRLSKLYAAPGNPGIGRHAELVAIDPADHEAVVRFCLEKTIDLVVVGPEVPLVAGLVDELDAARIPAFGPSKAAAQLEGSKAYTKELCATYDIPTARHRSFVEPAGAKAYIRQQGAPIVVKADGLAAGKGVVVAMSVEEAEAAIDMMFDGGLGSAGESVVIEEFMTGEEVSYFCLVDGEKVLPFGSAQDHKRVFDGDEGPNTGGMGAYSPAPVFTPELEKRALEEIVKPTARAMKSLGNPFRGVLYAGFMLTSEGPKLVEYNVRFGDPECQVLMRRLKSDLLDIFEAVVKGTLDKVKAEWSDDPAITVVLATEGYPGDFLKGSVIENIEAADALPNVTVFHAGTRTDGEKILSWGGRVLNVTATGKTLKDAQAQAYKGVDLIDWPEGFCRRDIGWRALKS from the coding sequence ATGAATCTCCTCCTTATCGGCTCCGGCGGCCGCGAACACGCTCTGGCCTGGAAGCTCAGCCAGAGCCCGCGTCTTTCAAAACTTTACGCCGCGCCCGGCAATCCCGGCATTGGCCGCCATGCCGAACTTGTGGCCATCGACCCGGCCGATCATGAGGCTGTTGTCCGCTTCTGCCTCGAGAAGACAATCGACCTTGTCGTCGTCGGTCCCGAAGTTCCGCTTGTTGCCGGTCTCGTCGATGAGCTCGACGCGGCGCGCATTCCGGCTTTCGGGCCGAGCAAAGCCGCCGCCCAGCTCGAAGGCTCCAAGGCCTATACGAAAGAGCTCTGCGCGACCTACGACATCCCGACCGCGCGCCATCGCAGCTTTGTCGAACCGGCAGGCGCCAAGGCCTATATCCGCCAGCAGGGTGCGCCGATCGTCGTCAAAGCCGACGGGCTGGCCGCTGGCAAAGGCGTTGTCGTTGCGATGAGCGTCGAGGAAGCGGAGGCCGCCATCGACATGATGTTCGACGGCGGGCTGGGCTCTGCCGGCGAAAGCGTGGTCATCGAAGAATTCATGACCGGCGAAGAGGTCAGCTATTTCTGCCTCGTCGACGGCGAAAAGGTTTTGCCCTTCGGCAGCGCGCAGGATCATAAGCGCGTCTTCGACGGCGATGAGGGGCCGAACACCGGCGGCATGGGCGCCTATTCTCCCGCGCCGGTCTTCACCCCCGAACTCGAAAAACGCGCGCTCGAAGAGATCGTCAAACCGACGGCGCGGGCGATGAAGTCGCTCGGCAATCCATTCCGCGGCGTCCTCTATGCCGGCTTCATGCTGACCTCCGAAGGGCCAAAGCTCGTCGAATACAATGTCCGCTTCGGCGATCCGGAATGTCAGGTTCTGATGCGGCGGCTGAAGTCGGACCTCCTCGATATTTTCGAGGCGGTGGTGAAGGGCACGCTCGACAAGGTCAAAGCGGAATGGTCGGACGATCCGGCGATCACGGTTGTGCTCGCAACCGAAGGTTATCCCGGCGATTTCCTCAAAGGTTCGGTCATCGAGAATATCGAGGCCGCCGATGCCCTGCCGAATGTCACGGTCTTCCATGCCGGCACACGTACCGACGGCGAGAAAATCCTGTCCTGGGGCGGCCGCGTTCTCAACGTCACGGCGACCGGCAAGACGCTCAAGGATGCGCAGGCGCAGGCCTACAAGGGTGTCGATCTCATCGACTGGCCGGAAGGCTTCTGCCGCCGCGATATCGGCTGGCGCGCGCTCAAGTCTTAG
- a CDS encoding monovalent cation:proton antiporter-2 (CPA2) family protein: protein MEHGPTLPPVLIVFLAAAVIAPTLFNRLGLGAIVGYLAAGLVLGPSGLDIFVDPDRTLRIAELGVVLLLFLIGLELEFSRLLDMRRDIFGLGAAQLVITTGILAALGYWLGFNLGGSVAAGFALALSSTALATKILSERGSLTRAYGQRTFSVLLAQDLAIVPAFALIPALAGGADQIADPFDIGIKVGAAILVLSAIVLTGRYLINPVLHFLVRNGGHDVMVPVALLLVFGAAIGSQVIGLSMALGAFLAGLLLAESSYRHELEVSVAPFRALLLALFFMGVGMVLDIKVVASAWPYLLVALVILFSVKFAVAAGLSFLRGSAPKDAIRVGSLLAPTSEFAFVLIPLAVSTRLFNADIGQLVLALGVLSMMVGPPSIAIIEYFAHRMKRPGYLDGVEKAEESLDGTGRTAVVIGFGRFGQTAAQFLISEGIETTLVDHDAEGVRLAAKFGFKVYYGDGSRVDVLRACGARDAQIVLVCVHSPVLSMKIVDLVKRECPLAKILVRAIDRDHWIQLHDRNVEFEIRETFESAMKLGHAALRALGFSEDHAAEIEADIRRRDFERLELQKAGGGREAGKHLLHRQPDEPLLGIEQKGVALNPEAAAALGVLPESKAPKRKAPAKPKPKSKPKSKKAG from the coding sequence ATGGAACACGGCCCCACACTTCCTCCTGTCCTCATCGTCTTCCTGGCCGCAGCTGTTATAGCCCCGACGCTGTTCAATCGTCTGGGTCTTGGCGCCATCGTCGGCTACCTCGCCGCGGGGCTTGTTCTCGGGCCAAGCGGGCTCGACATCTTCGTCGATCCGGACCGTACGCTGCGCATCGCCGAACTCGGCGTCGTCCTTCTGCTGTTCCTGATCGGCCTCGAACTCGAATTCTCGCGCCTGCTCGATATGCGGCGCGACATCTTCGGCCTCGGCGCGGCGCAACTCGTCATCACAACCGGTATTCTGGCGGCGCTCGGTTATTGGCTGGGCTTCAATTTAGGCGGCTCGGTTGCTGCGGGTTTTGCGCTGGCGCTGTCCTCGACGGCGCTGGCGACGAAAATCCTTTCTGAGCGCGGCTCCCTCACACGCGCCTACGGCCAGCGCACCTTCTCGGTTCTTCTGGCGCAGGACCTTGCCATCGTCCCGGCCTTCGCTCTGATCCCGGCGCTCGCGGGCGGAGCCGACCAGATTGCCGATCCCTTCGATATCGGCATCAAGGTCGGTGCGGCGATCCTCGTCCTCTCCGCCATCGTTCTCACCGGCCGCTATCTCATCAACCCCGTGCTGCACTTCCTCGTCCGCAATGGCGGCCACGATGTCATGGTGCCGGTGGCGCTGCTTTTGGTGTTCGGCGCGGCCATCGGCTCGCAGGTCATCGGCCTGTCCATGGCGCTCGGCGCGTTTCTCGCGGGTCTTCTTCTCGCGGAATCGAGCTACCGTCACGAGCTCGAAGTCAGCGTTGCGCCGTTCCGTGCGCTTCTGCTCGCTTTGTTTTTCATGGGCGTCGGCATGGTGCTCGACATCAAGGTCGTCGCCAGCGCCTGGCCTTATCTGCTCGTCGCGCTCGTCATCCTGTTCAGCGTCAAGTTCGCGGTGGCCGCCGGTCTGTCCTTTCTGCGCGGCTCGGCTCCGAAGGACGCGATCCGCGTCGGCTCGCTTCTGGCGCCGACGTCCGAATTCGCCTTCGTGCTGATCCCGCTCGCGGTGTCGACGCGCCTCTTCAATGCCGATATCGGCCAGCTCGTGTTGGCCCTCGGGGTGCTGTCGATGATGGTCGGCCCGCCTTCCATCGCGATCATCGAGTATTTCGCTCACCGCATGAAACGTCCCGGCTATCTCGACGGCGTCGAAAAGGCGGAAGAGTCGCTCGACGGCACAGGCCGCACGGCGGTTGTCATTGGCTTCGGCCGTTTCGGCCAGACGGCGGCGCAGTTCCTCATCTCGGAAGGCATCGAGACGACGCTGGTCGATCATGACGCCGAAGGCGTGCGTCTAGCCGCCAAATTCGGATTCAAGGTCTATTACGGCGACGGTTCGCGCGTGGATGTCTTGCGCGCCTGCGGCGCCCGCGATGCGCAGATCGTGCTTGTCTGCGTGCACAGCCCCGTTCTGTCGATGAAGATCGTCGATCTCGTAAAGCGCGAATGCCCGCTTGCGAAGATCCTCGTGCGCGCCATCGACCGCGATCACTGGATCCAACTGCACGACCGCAATGTCGAATTCGAGATCCGCGAAACCTTCGAGAGCGCGATGAAGCTCGGCCATGCGGCGCTGCGCGCCCTCGGCTTTTCCGAAGATCACGCCGCCGAGATCGAAGCCGATATCCGCCGCCGCGATTTCGAACGGCTGGAACTGCAGAAAGCGGGCGGGGGGCGAGAGGCCGGCAAGCATCTTCTGCATCGCCAGCCGGACGAGCCTTTGCTCGGCATCGAGCAAAAGGGTGTGGCGCTCAATCCGGAAGCGGCGGCGGCGCTCGGCGTTCTGCCGGAGTCCAAAGCCCCAAAAAGAAAAGCTCCGGCAAAGCCGAAGCCCAAATCCAAACCCAAAAGCAAAAAGGCGGGCTGA
- a CDS encoding DMT family transporter — MTKKINKSATARPVMGRTEFILAALVLFAWSTSWIGVRLQLGVVAPEVSLLWRFLIAGLFMFGFCAVRGEKLSGFSGRDHLFFAGLGLTLFCMNFVLFYYGGLVLVSGMLAVVFALAAPINVIVQSAVLKRPVSWQVAAGSIVGVLGVAALFAPEIIENGYGHISGLVLATFGTFFFCTGNLLSARVQNRGIPLASATAWGMAYGSCFLLVLSLVRGQTFQIEYTVAYLGALLFLALIASVLAFMTYLSLLRRIGPARAGYLTVLFPVFALMISGQYEGYQWTYWSFIGIAAVAFGNVLVLWRSPHAAH, encoded by the coding sequence ATGACAAAAAAGATAAATAAGAGTGCGACTGCACGGCCCGTGATGGGCCGCACCGAATTCATTCTCGCCGCGCTCGTCCTTTTCGCGTGGTCGACAAGCTGGATCGGTGTGCGGCTCCAGCTCGGCGTCGTTGCGCCGGAAGTCTCCCTGCTGTGGCGCTTTCTGATTGCCGGACTTTTCATGTTCGGCTTCTGCGCGGTGCGCGGCGAAAAGCTCTCAGGCTTCTCCGGCCGCGATCATCTCTTCTTCGCCGGGCTCGGCCTCACGCTCTTCTGCATGAATTTCGTGCTGTTCTATTATGGCGGGCTCGTTCTCGTATCGGGCATGCTCGCGGTCGTCTTCGCGCTTGCCGCCCCCATCAATGTCATCGTCCAATCGGCCGTTCTGAAACGGCCTGTCTCCTGGCAGGTCGCGGCCGGATCGATTGTCGGCGTCCTCGGCGTGGCGGCGCTGTTTGCGCCGGAAATCATCGAGAACGGGTACGGACATATCAGCGGGCTCGTTCTCGCAACGTTCGGAACCTTCTTTTTTTGCACCGGTAATCTTCTGTCGGCGCGCGTGCAGAACCGCGGCATCCCCCTCGCCTCCGCCACCGCCTGGGGCATGGCTTACGGTTCGTGCTTTCTGCTCGTTCTATCGCTTGTCAGAGGCCAGACGTTCCAGATCGAATACACGGTGGCTTATCTCGGCGCGCTTCTCTTCCTCGCGCTGATCGCCTCCGTGCTCGCCTTCATGACCTATCTGTCACTGTTGCGGCGCATCGGCCCGGCACGCGCGGGCTATCTGACCGTGCTCTTCCCGGTCTTCGCGCTGATGATTTCAGGCCAGTATGAGGGCTATCAGTGGACGTACTGGTCCTTTATCGGCATTGCCGCCGTCGCCTTCGGCAATGTGCTGGTGCTCTGGCGCAGTCCGCACGCCGCGCATTGA
- a CDS encoding glutamate--cysteine ligase → MARDQIDMTPIGSRDELVAWFEKGEKPRENFRIGTEHEKVPFRKGENTPVPYEGSRGIRALLEGMQALLGWEPIIENGKIIGLLDVTGGGAISLEPGGQFELSGAPVQTLHGTCRELHSHMSQVREVAEPLGIGFLSVGMSPKWTLNETPVMPKRRYEIMSNYMPKVGGHGLDMMFRTATVQTNLDFETEADMVKKLRVSLALQPVATALFANSPFTDGKPNGFLSMRSQIWLDTDSDRTGMLPWAFEDGMGYERYTDYALDVPLYFVKRGDTYHDVAGASFRDLLDGKLKALPGERATLSDWSNHLTTIFPEVRVKRYLEMRGADVGRTSRICSLSAFWVGLLYDQQSLDAAYDLVRDWTAEERDTLRRDVPKLGLAASIRNRSLRELARDVLDISRAGLAARGRPNGLGDDETIYLTTLEQLVDGGRTNAEDLLARWRGPWARSVDPAFFEEAY, encoded by the coding sequence ATGGCGCGCGACCAGATCGATATGACCCCCATCGGATCGCGCGACGAACTCGTCGCCTGGTTCGAAAAAGGCGAAAAGCCGCGCGAGAATTTCCGCATCGGCACCGAGCACGAGAAAGTGCCGTTCCGCAAAGGCGAGAACACGCCCGTTCCTTATGAAGGATCGCGCGGCATCCGCGCTTTGCTCGAGGGCATGCAGGCCTTGCTCGGCTGGGAACCGATTATCGAGAACGGCAAGATCATCGGCCTTCTCGATGTCACCGGCGGCGGCGCCATTTCACTGGAACCCGGCGGCCAGTTCGAATTGTCCGGCGCACCGGTACAGACGCTGCACGGCACCTGCCGCGAACTTCACTCGCATATGTCTCAGGTGCGCGAAGTCGCAGAGCCGCTCGGCATCGGCTTCCTCTCGGTCGGCATGTCGCCGAAATGGACGCTGAACGAAACGCCGGTGATGCCGAAGCGCCGTTACGAGATCATGTCGAATTATATGCCCAAAGTCGGCGGGCACGGCCTCGACATGATGTTCCGCACCGCGACCGTACAGACCAATCTCGATTTCGAAACCGAAGCCGATATGGTCAAGAAGCTGCGCGTCTCGCTGGCGCTGCAACCGGTTGCGACCGCCCTCTTCGCCAATTCCCCCTTCACCGACGGCAAGCCGAACGGTTTCCTGTCGATGCGCTCGCAGATCTGGCTCGACACAGATTCAGACAGGACAGGCATGCTGCCCTGGGCGTTCGAAGACGGTATGGGCTATGAGCGCTACACGGACTACGCGCTCGATGTGCCGCTCTATTTCGTCAAGCGCGGCGACACCTATCATGATGTCGCCGGCGCGAGCTTCCGCGATCTTCTCGACGGCAAGCTCAAAGCCCTGCCCGGCGAACGCGCAACGCTCTCGGACTGGTCGAACCATTTGACGACGATTTTCCCCGAAGTGCGCGTCAAGCGTTACCTCGAAATGCGCGGCGCCGATGTCGGCCGCACAAGCCGCATCTGCTCGCTCTCCGCCTTCTGGGTCGGCCTTCTTTACGATCAGCAGAGCCTCGACGCGGCTTACGATCTTGTCCGCGACTGGACCGCGGAAGAGCGCGACACGCTGCGCCGCGACGTGCCGAAGCTCGGGCTTGCTGCCTCGATCCGCAATCGCTCGCTGCGCGAACTCGCGCGCGATGTGCTCGACATTTCGCGCGCCGGCCTTGCCGCGCGCGGCCGCCCCAACGGCCTCGGCGACGACGAGACGATTTATCTCACGACGCTCGAACAGCTTGTCGATGGCGGACGCACCAATGCGGAAGATCTCCTCGCCCGCTGGCGCGGCCCCTGGGCGCGTTCGGTCGATCCGGCGTTTTTCGAGGAAGCGTATTGA
- the xseA gene encoding exodeoxyribonuclease VII large subunit: MANEDSGAPSNAPEISVSELSANLKRTVEDAFGYVRVRGEISGYRGPHSSGHAYFSLKDESARLDAVVWKGTFGRMKFKPEEGMEVIATGKITTYAGKSSYQIVIDALEPAGAGALLAQLEERRKRLAAEGLFDQARKKKIPFLPEVIGVVTSPTGSVIRDILHRLSDRFPRRVLVWPVRVQGETSAAEVAAAIHGFNTLEIGGALPRPDVLIVARGGGSLEDLWSFNDEAVVRAVAASQIPVISAVGHETDTTLIDFAADLRAPTPTGAAEFAVPVRTELLANVGSCGARLIGALGRYVDRKRTELRSAARALGTPEALLATPRQKFDTLAARLGPALVANERTKRIEFSKAASRLQPGVLMQRIERGGERLTALVDRKTRALFGLMQNTRRRLDHAHGLLNAYSYQSVLERGFAVVLDAKGGVVRASASISSGDALTLRFKDGETGAVATSGTPKPKAPAKKPGGQDDLFS, from the coding sequence ATGGCCAATGAAGATTCGGGCGCACCCTCCAACGCGCCGGAGATATCCGTCTCCGAACTCTCCGCCAATCTGAAGCGCACCGTCGAGGATGCGTTCGGCTATGTGCGCGTGCGGGGCGAGATTTCGGGCTATCGCGGGCCTCATAGCTCGGGCCATGCCTATTTCAGCCTGAAGGATGAGAGCGCCCGGCTCGATGCGGTCGTCTGGAAGGGCACGTTCGGGAGGATGAAGTTCAAGCCCGAAGAGGGCATGGAGGTCATCGCCACCGGCAAGATCACGACCTATGCCGGCAAATCCTCGTATCAGATCGTCATCGATGCGCTGGAGCCTGCCGGCGCCGGCGCCCTTCTCGCCCAGTTGGAAGAGCGCAGGAAGCGCCTTGCCGCCGAGGGCCTGTTCGATCAGGCGCGGAAAAAGAAGATCCCGTTTCTTCCCGAAGTCATCGGCGTCGTCACCTCGCCGACCGGCTCCGTCATCCGCGATATTCTGCATCGCCTGTCGGACCGTTTTCCGCGCCGCGTTCTGGTGTGGCCGGTGCGTGTGCAGGGCGAGACCTCCGCCGCCGAAGTCGCCGCCGCGATCCATGGCTTCAACACTCTCGAGATCGGCGGCGCCCTTCCCCGCCCGGATGTTCTGATCGTTGCGCGCGGCGGCGGCAGCTTGGAAGACCTCTGGAGCTTCAACGATGAGGCGGTGGTGCGTGCGGTCGCCGCGAGCCAAATCCCCGTTATCTCCGCCGTGGGCCATGAGACCGATACGACCCTCATCGATTTTGCCGCTGATCTCCGCGCCCCGACACCGACCGGTGCCGCGGAATTTGCCGTTCCCGTACGTACCGAGCTTCTCGCGAATGTCGGCTCGTGCGGCGCGCGCCTCATCGGCGCGCTCGGGCGTTATGTCGACCGGAAACGCACCGAACTGCGATCCGCCGCGCGTGCGCTTGGAACGCCCGAGGCTCTGCTCGCGACGCCGCGGCAGAAATTCGATACGCTGGCGGCGCGGCTCGGCCCGGCGCTTGTCGCCAATGAACGCACGAAACGCATCGAATTTTCGAAAGCCGCATCGCGCCTGCAGCCGGGCGTTCTGATGCAAAGGATCGAACGCGGCGGCGAACGGCTCACGGCTCTGGTGGATCGAAAGACGCGCGCGCTCTTCGGCCTGATGCAGAACACGCGACGGCGGCTCGACCATGCGCATGGCCTTCTCAACGCCTATTCCTATCAGAGCGTGCTTGAGCGCGGCTTTGCCGTCGTGCTCGATGCGAAAGGTGGCGTCGTGCGCGCCTCCGCCTCGATTTCAAGCGGCGATGCGCTGACTTTGCGTTTCAAGGACGGCGAGACCGGCGCAGTCGCGACATCCGGCACGCCGAAGCCGAAAGCTCCGGCAAAGAAGCCCGGCGGCCAGGACGATCTCTTCAGCTAG